From the genome of Chionomys nivalis chromosome 19, mChiNiv1.1, whole genome shotgun sequence, one region includes:
- the LOC130890465 gene encoding H-2 class I histocompatibility antigen, D-37 alpha chain-like isoform X1, with product MVGRPSRRSWSTGDPQEHRQNFQTCLQNLFEHYNPSPLARVLRPMYSYWLKLLASTIVLVPTQASSHSLQYFFTAVSRPGLGEPRFIAVGYVDDTEFVRYDSDAETPRLEPRALWVEQEGPEYWETETWKARNTGKHFKLNLQTLRGYYNQSDDEPHTLQWMYGCDMGPDGRLLRGYCQEAYDGRDYISLNEDLKSWTTTDAASQISKLKSEDVNEADHQRAYLQGPCIDWLHRYLQLGKATLLRSDPPKAHVTHHPGPKGDVTLRCWAMGFYPADITLTWQREEEEQTQDMELVETRPSGDGTFQKWASLVVPSGEEHKYTCLVYHEGLSEPLTLKWEPPQSTVTIMAVIAGLVLLGAVIIVAVVAVVRKRRRNTGGKGGNYAPASGRDSAQSSYVSLPDCKA from the exons ATGGTGGGTAGACCAAGCAGAAGGAGCTGGAGCACTGGGGACCCACAGGAGCACAGACAGAATTTCCAAACCTGCCTTCAGAACCTGTTCGAACACTACAACCCAAGTCCGCTG GCCCGTGTACTGAGGCCCATGTATTCTTACTGGCTCAAGCTGTTGGCGAGCACCATAGTTCTGGTCCCAACACAGGCTA GCTCGCACTCGCTGCAGTATTTCTTCACCGCTGTGTCCCGGCCCGGCCTCGGGGAGCCCCGGTTCATCGCCGTCGGCTACGTGGACGACACGGAGTTCGTGCGCTACGACAGCGACGCGGAGACTCCGAGGTTGGAGCCGCGGGCGCTGTGGGTGGAGCAGGAGGGGCCGGAGTATTGGGAGACTGAGACGTGGAAAGCCAGGAACACAGGAAAGCACTTCAAGCTGAATCTCCAGACCCTGCGTGGCTACTACAATCAGAGTGACGACG AACCTCACACTCTGCAGTGGATGTATGGCTGTGACATGGGTCCCGATGGGCGCCTGCTCCGTGGGTACTGTCAGGAGGCCTACGATGGCCGGGACTATATCTCCCTGAATGAGGACCTAAAATCCTGGACCACAACTGACGCGGCCTCTCAGATCTCTAAACTCAAGTCAGAGGATGTGAACGAGGCCGACCACCAGAGAGCATACCTGCAGGGCCCCTGCATAGACTGGCTCCATAGATACCTGCAGCTGGGGAAGGCGACCCTGCTGCGCTCAG ACCCCCCAAAGGCACATGTGACCCATCATCCTGGACCTAAAGGTGATGTCACCCTGAGGTGTTGGGCCATGGGCTTCTATCCTGCTGACATCACCCTGAcctggcagagggaggaggaggaacagactCAGGACATGGAGCTGGTGGAGACCAGAccttctggggatggaaccttcCAGAAGTGGGCATCTCTGGTGGTGCCTTCTGGAGAGGAGCACAAATACACATGCCTTGTGTACCATGAGGGGCTGTCTGAGCCCCTCACCCTGAAATGGG AGCCTCCTCAGTCCACGGTCACCATCATGGCAGTCATTGCTGGTCTGGTTCTCCTTGGAGCTGTGATCATTGTAGCTGTGGTAGCTgttgtgaggaagaggaggagaaacacaG gtggaaaaggagggaacTATGCTCCAGCTTCAG gcagggacagtgccCAGAGCTCCTATGTGTCTCTCCCAGACTGTAAAG CGTGA
- the LOC130890465 gene encoding H-2 class I histocompatibility antigen, D-37 alpha chain-like isoform X2, with the protein MVGRPSRRSWSTGDPQEHRQNFQTCLQNLFEHYNPSPLARVLRPMYSYWLKLLASTIVLVPTQASSHSLQYFFTAVSRPGLGEPRFIAVGYVDDTEFVRYDSDAETPRLEPRALWVEQEGPEYWETETWKARNTGKHFKLNLQTLRGYYNQSDDEPHTLQWMYGCDMGPDGRLLRGYCQEAYDGRDYISLNEDLKSWTTTDAASQISKLKSEDVNEADHQRAYLQGPCIDWLHRYLQLGKATLLRSDPPKAHVTHHPGPKGDVTLRCWAMGFYPADITLTWQREEEEQTQDMELVETRPSGDGTFQKWASLVVPSGEEHKYTCLVYHEGLSEPLTLKWEPPQSTVTIMAVIAGLVLLGAVIIVAVVAVVRKRRRNTGGKGGNYAPASA; encoded by the exons ATGGTGGGTAGACCAAGCAGAAGGAGCTGGAGCACTGGGGACCCACAGGAGCACAGACAGAATTTCCAAACCTGCCTTCAGAACCTGTTCGAACACTACAACCCAAGTCCGCTG GCCCGTGTACTGAGGCCCATGTATTCTTACTGGCTCAAGCTGTTGGCGAGCACCATAGTTCTGGTCCCAACACAGGCTA GCTCGCACTCGCTGCAGTATTTCTTCACCGCTGTGTCCCGGCCCGGCCTCGGGGAGCCCCGGTTCATCGCCGTCGGCTACGTGGACGACACGGAGTTCGTGCGCTACGACAGCGACGCGGAGACTCCGAGGTTGGAGCCGCGGGCGCTGTGGGTGGAGCAGGAGGGGCCGGAGTATTGGGAGACTGAGACGTGGAAAGCCAGGAACACAGGAAAGCACTTCAAGCTGAATCTCCAGACCCTGCGTGGCTACTACAATCAGAGTGACGACG AACCTCACACTCTGCAGTGGATGTATGGCTGTGACATGGGTCCCGATGGGCGCCTGCTCCGTGGGTACTGTCAGGAGGCCTACGATGGCCGGGACTATATCTCCCTGAATGAGGACCTAAAATCCTGGACCACAACTGACGCGGCCTCTCAGATCTCTAAACTCAAGTCAGAGGATGTGAACGAGGCCGACCACCAGAGAGCATACCTGCAGGGCCCCTGCATAGACTGGCTCCATAGATACCTGCAGCTGGGGAAGGCGACCCTGCTGCGCTCAG ACCCCCCAAAGGCACATGTGACCCATCATCCTGGACCTAAAGGTGATGTCACCCTGAGGTGTTGGGCCATGGGCTTCTATCCTGCTGACATCACCCTGAcctggcagagggaggaggaggaacagactCAGGACATGGAGCTGGTGGAGACCAGAccttctggggatggaaccttcCAGAAGTGGGCATCTCTGGTGGTGCCTTCTGGAGAGGAGCACAAATACACATGCCTTGTGTACCATGAGGGGCTGTCTGAGCCCCTCACCCTGAAATGGG AGCCTCCTCAGTCCACGGTCACCATCATGGCAGTCATTGCTGGTCTGGTTCTCCTTGGAGCTGTGATCATTGTAGCTGTGGTAGCTgttgtgaggaagaggaggagaaacacaG gtggaaaaggagggaacTATGCTCCAGCTTCAG CGTGA